AGGTGAACTTGAAATCTCCCGACTCCGGCACTTTTGCCTCGAACTCGAAGTAAGGGTTGGTCGAAATCGACGGTTCCATCGCCACGTCAATGACGTTCTCACCGTTGAAGTCACAGGTAAAGCGATGAATGATCGAACGCGGAATGACTTTGCCATCCTTGTCCTTGCGCTGACCCGATTCCATCTTGTGACTGATCAGGGTCTTGATCGTGATCACGTCACCGGCCTCTGCCGTCTTGGGCACCTTGACCCGTGGTTTGACAC
This is a stretch of genomic DNA from Aquicoccus sp. G2-2. It encodes these proteins:
- the soxZ gene encoding thiosulfate oxidation carrier complex protein SoxZ, with product MAKGVKPRVKVPKTAEAGDVITIKTLISHKMESGQRKDKDGKVIPRSIIHRFTCDFNGENVIDVAMEPSISTNPYFEFEAKVPESGDFKFTWYDDDGSVYDTSKSITVG